One Nocardioidaceae bacterium SCSIO 66511 genomic window carries:
- a CDS encoding VOC family protein, translating into MPVTRIVAYADGNNTDASRDFYVDVLGLEVAMDDPILGLISPDNPTAQVLIPPLDLESPAPRFGVDVGNAAAVDAAHAQAVERGLRIVYEIRDEPWGVRRFFVEDPGGTVINVLAHLG; encoded by the coding sequence ATGCCCGTCACCAGGATCGTCGCGTACGCGGACGGGAACAACACCGATGCGTCGCGGGACTTCTACGTCGACGTACTCGGACTCGAGGTCGCAATGGACGATCCGATCCTCGGGTTGATCTCACCGGACAATCCGACCGCACAGGTGTTGATCCCACCGCTCGACCTGGAGAGTCCGGCTCCGCGTTTCGGTGTCGATGTCGGTAATGCCGCCGCCGTCGACGCGGCGCACGCCCAGGCGGTCGAGCGCGGACTTCGCATCGTGTACGAGATCCGCGACGAGCCGTGGGGCGTGCGCCGCTTCTTCGTCGAAGACCCGGGCGGCACGGTCATCAACGTACTCGCCCATCTCGGGTGA
- a CDS encoding maleylpyruvate isomerase family mycothiol-dependent enzyme — MALARQERSELADFLEGLTPDEWDVPSLCTRWRVRDVVAHMISYEEHGPRDVLRRMTKARFRFKDLNEVGLAEYADYSTHDLIEFLRSHLDPVGATARSGGKVGLVDALIHHQDIRRPLGKPRTIPTDRLRLAVDFAVTAPPLRGFWHARGVRLIATDLDWSRGRGPEASGPGEAILMTLAGRAGVAHELTGPGAAVLQRRLG, encoded by the coding sequence ATGGCGCTCGCTCGGCAGGAGCGATCGGAGCTAGCCGACTTTCTCGAAGGGCTGACTCCCGATGAGTGGGACGTGCCGAGCCTATGCACGAGGTGGCGCGTCCGCGATGTCGTCGCGCACATGATCAGCTATGAGGAGCACGGCCCGCGCGACGTACTTCGACGGATGACCAAGGCGCGGTTCAGGTTCAAGGATCTCAACGAGGTCGGATTGGCCGAGTACGCCGACTACTCGACGCATGACCTGATTGAGTTTCTGCGCTCGCATCTCGATCCGGTCGGCGCCACAGCCCGATCCGGCGGGAAAGTCGGTCTGGTCGATGCGCTGATCCATCACCAAGACATCCGCCGGCCGCTCGGCAAACCGCGAACCATCCCGACCGACCGCCTGCGTCTTGCCGTCGACTTCGCCGTCACCGCTCCGCCGCTTCGCGGGTTCTGGCACGCACGCGGCGTACGGCTGATCGCAACCGACCTCGACTGGTCGCGCGGCAGAGGTCCCGAAGCCAGCGGACCCGGCGAGGCGATCCTGATGACCCTCGCGGGCCGCGCCGGCGTCGCGCACGAGCTCACCGGGCCCGGCGCCGCCGTTCTCCAACGCCGCCTCGGCTGA
- a CDS encoding SPOR domain-containing protein encodes MRLIAPAALVTASALVAAFPAVASGERSATDKPRSAAAKPSMTKLAPGVRLERHKFGGADANDRWAVHVYLPGTLSGPLDEADTALGSRKIADRVATALREEGFTPRLAAVRTPNFSDYKDRRIGWTVRAGTFVTEADAQERLDAISEAGFNGGLRFTAQDGNDDKAPQRVYVVRVNFKKFRGTVGTGHGKTVFEKEKLTTLLDQSGAIAGTNAQWFYESGSGGLYVKNGKVLGTATRGRGGVKITKGGRKLDVGSYTSKVVLETRRDRAVLDAVNRVPGIIWNCGGIGGDQPTQQAQHDLRCTDDSELVRFTSRWGETPAGDGAEAVVNGKGKVVAVNDSRGAAVPRGGSTVQATGARATWLQRHLQVGEKVEIKQTVRNGKGRRVKLRKGLTILQVGPTLVRNGKIDVNARADGLIRQGSDKTFTYNWGCGATRAR; translated from the coding sequence ATGCGACTAATCGCACCAGCTGCGCTCGTCACCGCATCGGCGCTCGTCGCCGCCTTCCCCGCCGTCGCATCGGGCGAGCGGTCGGCCACCGACAAGCCGCGGTCAGCGGCCGCGAAGCCGTCGATGACTAAGCTCGCTCCGGGGGTCCGCCTGGAACGCCACAAGTTCGGCGGCGCCGACGCCAACGATCGCTGGGCCGTGCACGTGTATCTGCCTGGGACGCTTTCGGGCCCGCTCGACGAGGCCGACACTGCGCTCGGCTCGCGCAAGATCGCGGACCGCGTAGCGACGGCGTTGCGCGAGGAGGGATTCACTCCGAGGCTCGCCGCCGTTCGTACGCCGAACTTCTCCGACTACAAGGACCGGCGAATCGGCTGGACCGTACGCGCGGGGACATTTGTGACTGAAGCCGATGCGCAGGAGCGACTCGACGCGATCAGCGAGGCAGGCTTCAACGGTGGCTTGCGCTTCACTGCTCAGGACGGAAACGACGACAAGGCTCCGCAACGCGTGTATGTGGTGCGAGTGAACTTCAAGAAGTTCCGTGGGACGGTGGGCACCGGCCACGGTAAGACGGTGTTCGAGAAGGAGAAGCTGACCACCCTGCTCGACCAGTCCGGCGCGATCGCCGGCACGAACGCGCAGTGGTTCTACGAGAGCGGATCCGGTGGGCTGTACGTGAAGAACGGCAAGGTTCTGGGCACGGCGACGCGTGGCCGCGGCGGGGTGAAGATCACGAAGGGCGGGCGAAAGCTCGACGTCGGTTCGTACACTTCGAAGGTGGTGCTCGAGACGCGGCGGGATCGCGCGGTGCTCGACGCGGTCAACCGCGTGCCCGGCATCATCTGGAACTGCGGCGGGATCGGCGGTGACCAGCCGACGCAGCAGGCGCAGCACGATCTACGGTGCACCGACGACAGCGAGCTGGTGCGATTCACCTCTCGATGGGGTGAGACGCCCGCCGGCGACGGCGCCGAAGCCGTCGTGAACGGCAAGGGCAAGGTTGTCGCCGTCAACGACAGCCGTGGTGCGGCCGTCCCTCGTGGCGGGTCGACGGTTCAGGCGACCGGGGCGCGCGCGACCTGGCTGCAGCGTCATTTGCAGGTCGGTGAGAAGGTCGAGATCAAGCAGACGGTACGCAATGGGAAAGGCCGACGCGTCAAGCTACGCAAGGGATTGACGATCCTGCAGGTCGGTCCGACGCTCGTACGCAACGGCAAGATCGACGTCAACGCACGTGCGGACGGCCTGATCCGACAAGGCAGCGACAAGACGTTCACGTACAACTGGGGTTGCGGAGCAACCCGCGCTCGATGA
- a CDS encoding pseudouridine synthase, protein MPDSPLPLRNGLAASRIRLPVADEWPTVGAYLLNRFPEAASRVRELFAAGEVYDADGHPIDLTAAYVPGRSIFLYRDPPAETPVPYPVEIVHRDENLLVIDKPHFLATMPRGRHVMETALVRLRRDLDLPHLAPAHRLDRLTAGVLIFTVRPEVRRAYHELFADRTVTKVYEAVAPVDPKLSLPCTVRTRIIKRRGVLRAETVPGEPNSETYVELLDVRDDRGLYRLRPHTGRTHQLRAHLNTLGIPIIGDNYYPEIREVADNDFTNPLQLLARSIAFTDPLSGESCEFASSRTLASWRT, encoded by the coding sequence ATGCCAGATTCGCCGCTGCCCCTGCGCAACGGGCTGGCCGCGTCCCGCATACGCCTGCCGGTAGCCGACGAATGGCCTACCGTCGGCGCGTACCTGCTGAACCGGTTTCCCGAGGCGGCGTCCCGAGTACGCGAACTGTTCGCGGCCGGCGAGGTGTACGACGCAGACGGCCACCCGATCGACCTGACGGCGGCGTACGTCCCGGGCCGCTCGATCTTCCTCTACCGCGACCCGCCGGCCGAAACACCGGTGCCGTACCCGGTCGAGATCGTCCATCGCGACGAGAACCTGCTCGTCATCGACAAACCACACTTCCTCGCCACGATGCCGCGCGGACGACACGTGATGGAGACGGCGCTCGTCCGACTGCGCCGCGACCTCGACCTGCCTCACCTTGCGCCGGCCCATCGGCTCGATCGGCTGACCGCGGGCGTGCTGATCTTCACCGTACGACCGGAGGTACGCCGCGCGTACCACGAGCTTTTCGCAGATCGCACCGTCACGAAGGTGTACGAGGCAGTCGCGCCAGTCGATCCGAAACTCAGCCTGCCTTGTACGGTCCGTACGCGAATCATCAAGCGGCGGGGCGTTCTGCGCGCCGAGACCGTCCCAGGCGAGCCGAACAGCGAGACGTACGTCGAGCTGCTCGACGTACGCGACGACCGCGGTCTCTACCGGCTGCGACCGCACACCGGGCGTACGCACCAACTACGTGCCCATTTGAACACCCTCGGAATCCCGATCATCGGCGACAACTACTACCCCGAGATCCGCGAGGTCGCCGACAACGACTTCACGAACCCGCTGCAGCTGCTGGCGCGCTCGATCGCGTTCACCGACCCACTCAGCGGCGAGTCGTGTGAGTTCGCGAGTAGTCGTACGCTCGCCTCCTGGCGCACCTAG
- a CDS encoding MFS transporter produces MGPPATAPGVLETGALRRVVAVLCLTQITSWGVLYYAFPVLAPSIAHDTGWPAAAVTAAFSAGQIAAGLGGIYVGHRIDRFGPRSIMTSGSLLAIPAIVAVAASPTYAVFLLGWIGAGAAMAGVLYPPAFAALTHWAGEHRVRALTALTLVGGLASTVFAPLTASISSAVSWRHTYLVLLAILTIVTVPAHWFGLAQPWVSRHSQSTDAERDAPDVRGVLGSRTFILLAIAMSMTAFSVFAVVINLVPLFIERGYTATQGAVALGMGGVGQVCGRLGYARFAARTSATARGTIIFAAVAASTALLAILPGPYAALVIISMAVGVSRGAYTLIQATAISDRWGTTNFGRLNGVLTAPIMTAMAVAPFAGTLIAGLTGSQSRSFLVLASIAALASVLFLATAPRTAAPRCER; encoded by the coding sequence GTGGGACCGCCAGCAACCGCTCCGGGCGTACTCGAAACTGGCGCGCTGCGGCGCGTTGTCGCGGTTCTGTGTCTCACCCAGATCACCAGCTGGGGCGTGCTCTACTACGCGTTCCCGGTGCTCGCCCCGAGCATCGCGCACGACACCGGCTGGCCGGCGGCTGCGGTGACGGCGGCCTTCTCCGCCGGGCAGATCGCCGCCGGTCTCGGCGGGATCTACGTCGGACACCGCATCGACCGGTTCGGGCCGCGCTCGATCATGACTTCGGGGTCGCTGCTGGCGATACCGGCGATCGTGGCCGTTGCCGCCTCCCCGACGTACGCGGTGTTCCTGTTGGGGTGGATCGGCGCGGGCGCCGCAATGGCCGGGGTGCTGTACCCGCCGGCATTCGCCGCACTCACCCACTGGGCTGGTGAGCACCGCGTACGCGCGTTGACGGCGCTCACCCTCGTCGGCGGGCTGGCGAGCACCGTCTTCGCGCCGCTGACCGCCTCGATCTCGTCTGCGGTGAGCTGGCGTCACACGTACCTGGTGTTGTTGGCGATCCTCACCATCGTCACGGTTCCGGCGCATTGGTTCGGCCTCGCACAGCCGTGGGTCTCTCGGCACAGCCAGTCGACCGACGCTGAGCGCGACGCCCCGGACGTACGCGGTGTGCTTGGTTCACGTACGTTCATCCTGCTCGCGATTGCGATGAGCATGACCGCGTTCTCCGTTTTCGCGGTGGTGATCAATCTGGTGCCGCTGTTCATCGAACGCGGCTACACCGCGACCCAGGGCGCGGTGGCACTCGGGATGGGCGGCGTCGGTCAGGTCTGCGGCAGACTCGGCTACGCGCGCTTCGCCGCTAGGACGAGCGCGACCGCGCGCGGCACGATCATCTTCGCTGCGGTCGCCGCCAGTACCGCGCTGCTCGCGATCCTTCCCGGTCCGTACGCCGCACTGGTGATCATCTCCATGGCCGTCGGCGTGAGTCGCGGCGCGTACACGCTGATCCAGGCGACCGCGATCAGCGACCGGTGGGGCACGACGAACTTCGGCCGACTCAACGGCGTACTCACCGCCCCCATCATGACCGCGATGGCGGTCGCACCCTTCGCGGGCACGCTGATCGCCGGGCTCACGGGCAGCCAGTCGCGTTCGTTCCTCGTCCTCGCGTCGATTGCGGCGCTCGCCAGTGTGCTGTTCCTCGCGACCGCCCCGCGTACGGCCGCACCCCGCTGCGAGCGCTAG
- a CDS encoding potassium/proton antiporter has product MDIGELDLVLLVAPAVLLGAILAVRLSVRAGLPTLLMYLGIGLFLGDGVVGIEFSDADLAHALGFGALVLILAEGGLSTKWSQIRPSITLGLLLATIGVVVSVAVVALAAHYLLDLSWETSVLIGAVTSPTDAAAVFSVLRNVPLKSSVLGTLEAESGLNDAPTVLIVVAVSSGLAQEHSLVVLALLIVFELVAGALIGFLIAWIGGWLLRGAALPAAGLYPLAVLAFAVLAYGTASSLHASGFAAVYVAALVLGNVELPHRAATRSFAEGVGWLAQIGLFVMLGLLATPERLEWWHAVAALVAGSVLTFLARPISVAACGIWLRVPWNEQAFLGWAGVRGAVPIVLATIPLAHGVVDADNIFDIVFLFVIMFTFLQAPTLGWSARKLGVSAEEEARDVEIDAAPLERVSADLLEIHVPKQSKMVGVEVEELRLPGGASVALVVRNTETMAPTRTMRIRPGDDLLIVAPRRARERVEARLRGVAKYGRLAGWRTNDSF; this is encoded by the coding sequence GTGGATATAGGCGAGCTGGACCTGGTCCTACTCGTCGCGCCCGCAGTCCTCCTCGGTGCCATCTTGGCGGTACGCCTGTCCGTACGCGCCGGTCTGCCGACCCTGTTGATGTACCTCGGCATCGGACTGTTCCTCGGCGACGGAGTCGTCGGGATCGAGTTCTCCGACGCTGACCTCGCTCATGCTCTCGGCTTCGGCGCGCTCGTGTTGATCCTGGCCGAGGGCGGTCTTTCGACCAAGTGGTCGCAGATCCGACCGAGCATCACACTCGGCCTTCTTCTCGCCACGATCGGTGTCGTGGTCAGCGTCGCGGTCGTCGCGCTGGCGGCGCACTATCTACTCGATCTGAGCTGGGAGACGTCCGTGCTGATCGGCGCGGTGACGTCTCCGACCGATGCGGCAGCGGTGTTCTCGGTCCTGCGCAACGTACCGCTCAAATCGTCGGTGCTGGGCACGCTCGAGGCGGAGTCCGGGCTCAACGACGCACCGACTGTGCTGATCGTCGTTGCCGTCAGCTCCGGGCTCGCACAAGAACACTCGCTGGTCGTCCTCGCCTTGCTGATCGTGTTCGAGCTCGTGGCTGGTGCATTGATCGGCTTCCTGATCGCGTGGATCGGCGGGTGGCTGCTGCGCGGCGCCGCGTTGCCCGCTGCCGGTTTGTATCCACTCGCGGTGCTGGCGTTCGCGGTGCTGGCGTACGGCACCGCATCGTCGCTGCATGCAAGTGGGTTCGCAGCGGTCTACGTCGCGGCCCTCGTACTCGGCAACGTCGAGCTCCCGCACCGGGCGGCGACCCGCTCGTTCGCCGAAGGTGTCGGCTGGCTCGCCCAGATCGGGCTGTTCGTCATGTTGGGCCTGCTGGCGACGCCGGAGCGACTCGAGTGGTGGCACGCGGTGGCGGCACTCGTCGCAGGCTCGGTGCTGACCTTCTTGGCTCGTCCGATCTCCGTGGCGGCATGCGGCATCTGGCTGCGCGTGCCCTGGAACGAACAAGCGTTCCTCGGTTGGGCAGGTGTACGCGGCGCGGTCCCGATCGTGCTCGCGACGATCCCGCTCGCGCATGGCGTGGTCGACGCCGACAACATCTTCGACATCGTCTTCCTGTTCGTCATCATGTTCACGTTCCTGCAGGCGCCGACCCTCGGGTGGTCGGCGCGCAAGCTCGGCGTCAGCGCTGAGGAAGAGGCGCGCGACGTGGAGATCGATGCCGCCCCGCTCGAGCGCGTTTCGGCAGATCTGTTGGAGATCCACGTACCCAAGCAGTCGAAGATGGTTGGCGTCGAGGTCGAGGAGTTGCGGTTGCCCGGGGGAGCGAGCGTCGCGCTGGTCGTACGAAACACCGAGACGATGGCTCCGACGCGGACGATGCGCATTCGGCCCGGTGACGACCTGCTCATCGTCGCTCCGCGACGCGCTCGCGAACGCGTCGAAGCGCGGCTGCGTGGCGTTGCCAAGTACGGTCGCCTCGCGGGCTGGCGTACGAACGACTCGTTCTGA
- a CDS encoding type II toxin-antitoxin system VapB family antitoxin: MIFKRVGDGQPYPVHGLSQSEWAKLPPQQVRLDDLVTIKSSLDLNTLLSQDSTYFGDLFAHVVRWRGELYLEDGLHRALRAALQQRLVLHARVFAMKDKP; this comes from the coding sequence ATGATCTTCAAACGAGTCGGCGACGGGCAGCCGTACCCCGTCCATGGTCTGTCCCAGAGCGAGTGGGCGAAGCTGCCGCCGCAACAGGTCCGGCTCGACGATCTCGTGACGATCAAGTCCTCGCTCGATCTGAACACCTTGCTCTCGCAGGACTCCACCTACTTCGGTGACCTGTTCGCCCATGTCGTACGTTGGCGGGGCGAACTGTACCTGGAAGACGGGCTCCATCGCGCCCTGCGTGCGGCATTGCAGCAGCGGCTCGTGCTGCACGCGCGCGTCTTCGCGATGAAGGACAAGCCATGA
- a CDS encoding response regulator transcription factor, whose translation MSDETHVVLVDDDDLVRMGLRAMLDGLEGIRVVGEASDGAEVPSVIAARRPHVVLMDLRMKNVDGITATRRLQHVPDRPAVIVLTTFDDNELVTNAIGAGAIGFLLKHAPPEDIVRAIGAARRGESRFSPEIATQLRTIVADSARDTTDQTMARERLHPLSARELQVASAVSEGKSNAEIAAGLSLTMPTIKSYISDILAKTNTSNRVQLAVLIHRARLAKPNNGDR comes from the coding sequence ATGAGCGACGAAACTCACGTCGTCCTGGTCGACGATGACGACTTGGTGCGAATGGGTCTGCGAGCGATGCTTGATGGCTTGGAAGGCATCCGGGTGGTCGGTGAAGCATCTGACGGCGCTGAAGTGCCCAGTGTCATCGCCGCGCGCCGACCGCACGTCGTCCTGATGGACTTGCGGATGAAGAACGTCGATGGGATCACCGCGACCAGACGGCTGCAGCACGTGCCGGACCGCCCCGCGGTCATCGTGTTGACCACCTTCGACGACAACGAGTTGGTGACGAATGCCATCGGAGCAGGAGCGATCGGGTTCCTGCTCAAGCACGCGCCGCCAGAAGACATCGTGCGTGCGATCGGAGCAGCCCGACGAGGAGAGAGCCGCTTCTCTCCCGAGATCGCCACGCAACTTCGCACCATCGTCGCCGACAGCGCTCGCGACACGACCGACCAAACCATGGCGCGCGAAAGACTCCACCCCCTCAGCGCACGCGAACTACAAGTCGCAAGCGCGGTCTCGGAGGGCAAGTCGAACGCCGAAATCGCAGCCGGACTCTCGCTCACGATGCCCACCATCAAGAGCTACATCAGCGACATCCTCGCGAAGACGAACACCAGCAACCGAGTCCAGCTCGCCGTCCTGATCCACAGAGCCAGACTCGCAAAGCCGAACAACGGGGACCGCTGA
- a CDS encoding ABC transporter ATP-binding protein produces MLELHSPLDDGIDKVTSPALPDTMHSPLRLVELTKTYGNSANRVLALDEVTVSFPAGTFTAVMGPSGSGKSTLLQCASGLDRPTSGTVYVDGCELVQGNEADMTRFRRSRIGFIFQQYNLLPTLTALENVTLPMRLAGTKIDRARCTSLLEHVGLGDRLRQRPSELSGGQQQRVAIARALAARPSIVFADEPTGALDRASASEVLTMLRAAVEDHLQTVVMVTHDPVAAAYADSVIFLADGRVVGTLTDPTAAAVSDEMLRLEASLAAPSAERSQP; encoded by the coding sequence ATGCTGGAGCTGCATTCGCCTCTCGACGATGGGATCGACAAAGTGACCAGCCCAGCGCTGCCCGACACCATGCATTCGCCACTACGTTTGGTCGAACTGACCAAGACGTATGGGAACTCCGCCAATCGCGTCCTTGCACTCGACGAGGTGACGGTCTCGTTTCCCGCGGGCACCTTCACGGCGGTGATGGGCCCGTCCGGGTCGGGCAAGAGCACTCTGTTGCAGTGCGCTTCGGGGCTGGATCGACCGACGAGTGGAACGGTCTATGTCGACGGTTGCGAACTGGTCCAAGGAAACGAGGCGGACATGACCCGATTTCGACGTTCCCGGATCGGTTTCATCTTCCAGCAGTACAACCTATTGCCGACCCTGACGGCGTTGGAGAACGTTACCTTGCCGATGCGCCTTGCGGGCACCAAGATCGACCGGGCACGGTGCACCTCACTCTTGGAGCACGTCGGTCTGGGAGATCGTTTGAGGCAGCGCCCTTCGGAGCTTTCCGGAGGACAGCAGCAACGTGTCGCCATTGCACGTGCGCTCGCGGCCAGGCCGTCGATCGTGTTCGCGGATGAACCCACGGGCGCATTGGACAGGGCCAGCGCCTCCGAAGTTCTGACGATGCTCCGTGCCGCGGTTGAGGACCATCTGCAGACGGTCGTCATGGTGACGCACGATCCCGTCGCGGCTGCATACGCCGATTCGGTGATCTTCTTGGCTGATGGCCGGGTCGTGGGCACGCTGACCGATCCGACCGCAGCAGCAGTCTCCGACGAAATGCTGCGGCTCGAAGCATCACTTGCTGCGCCCAGCGCAGAAAGGAGCCAGCCGTGA
- a CDS encoding phosphodiester glycosidase family protein: MDKRGRLMLVVVDGRQAGYSEGLSVIDTARMMKRLGAREALNLDGGGSSVMAVKGKGIVNRPSDATGQRWLGNAFLVKPKS, translated from the coding sequence ATGGACAAGCGTGGCCGGTTGATGCTCGTCGTGGTCGACGGGCGTCAGGCCGGTTACAGCGAAGGGCTGAGCGTCATCGACACTGCCCGGATGATGAAGCGGCTCGGCGCGCGTGAGGCGTTGAACCTCGACGGCGGCGGCTCCAGCGTGATGGCGGTCAAGGGCAAGGGCATCGTCAACCGGCCTTCCGACGCGACCGGGCAGCGTTGGCTCGGCAACGCGTTCCTGGTCAAGCCGAAGTCCTAG
- a CDS encoding histidine kinase, translating to MVDVVLIIGAAAFGLFMLIPTAAMHSRLALIIDLILGIAACGALVARRRLPAQVGAFAVAASAVSAFAAGASLVALFNAAIRVRTAILIALTAGELVATFCFPLLYPGAADFSYTAQVTIGGLLNLAVVGWGLMVRAQRNYLRTVEGRARDLATGRELLAANVRDQERRRIAREMHDALAHRLSLLSVHAGALELRPDLSPEQIRTMAGVIRGTSHHALEDLQEVIGLLRDSASHNTSLLNPHPGLDDLPELVTEARRAGSRVELVQEVSEDRTNTRNHAAATSVYRIVQEGLTNARKHAPSSPVKVVVQTDDPGEVMVTVSTFLRSHPATSRPIPGTGTGLRGLAERVSLVGGTFTTTTVGNQFVITGRLPWSL from the coding sequence GTGGTCGACGTCGTGCTGATCATCGGTGCGGCTGCATTCGGCCTGTTCATGCTCATCCCGACCGCGGCCATGCATAGTCGCCTCGCGCTAATCATCGACCTCATCCTCGGCATCGCGGCGTGCGGGGCGCTGGTTGCGCGGAGGCGGTTGCCCGCACAGGTCGGCGCTTTCGCGGTCGCCGCATCAGCCGTGTCGGCGTTTGCTGCGGGCGCTTCGCTGGTGGCGTTGTTCAACGCGGCAATTCGCGTCCGGACTGCAATCCTGATCGCGTTGACGGCCGGTGAACTGGTGGCGACGTTCTGCTTTCCGCTGCTGTATCCCGGTGCGGCGGACTTCAGTTACACAGCGCAGGTCACCATCGGGGGCCTGTTGAACTTGGCGGTGGTGGGTTGGGGTCTGATGGTCCGAGCGCAGCGGAACTATCTGCGCACCGTCGAAGGACGCGCCCGGGACCTGGCAACGGGCAGAGAACTGCTTGCCGCGAACGTTCGCGACCAGGAGCGCCGTCGCATCGCCCGAGAGATGCACGATGCTCTTGCTCACCGCCTGTCACTGCTCAGTGTCCACGCCGGCGCACTGGAACTACGTCCAGATCTGTCACCGGAACAGATTCGCACGATGGCCGGCGTCATTCGCGGAACCAGTCACCATGCCTTGGAGGATCTGCAAGAAGTGATCGGGTTGCTTCGCGACAGCGCCAGCCACAACACGAGCCTCCTGAACCCACATCCCGGCTTGGACGATCTGCCGGAATTGGTGACCGAAGCTCGGCGCGCGGGCTCTCGGGTAGAACTCGTCCAAGAAGTGAGCGAGGACAGGACGAACACGAGAAATCACGCTGCTGCGACCAGCGTCTATCGGATAGTGCAGGAGGGGTTGACCAATGCGCGTAAGCACGCACCAAGTTCGCCAGTCAAGGTCGTGGTCCAGACCGATGACCCAGGCGAGGTCATGGTGACGGTGAGCACCTTCCTCAGGTCCCACCCGGCTACGAGCCGACCCATCCCGGGAACTGGCACGGGACTACGTGGACTCGCAGAACGCGTCTCTCTCGTGGGTGGCACCTTCACGACCACGACGGTCGGAAATCAGTTCGTCATCACAGGCAGGCTGCCGTGGAGCCTATGA
- a CDS encoding LytR C-terminal domain-containing protein: protein MKHSRVAVTLTALAVLFVVGIVAGFRLVTAPIPELSLQNDESEPTCREVTLEPGSKLSREQVTVDVYNSGSISGLASQTQRRLSRFGYQRGVIGNATDIDVKARNVTIVTDRPDGAMTDLLKDQFRGKVRVKKGEATDTGSIGVVVGDQFVGLDREARSSVPVDEKLEICVPIEATPDTD, encoded by the coding sequence ATGAAGCACTCCCGCGTCGCGGTCACCTTGACCGCGCTGGCTGTGCTGTTCGTCGTCGGCATCGTCGCCGGATTCCGGCTGGTGACCGCGCCGATCCCCGAGCTCTCGCTGCAGAACGACGAATCGGAACCCACCTGCCGGGAGGTCACCCTCGAGCCCGGCAGCAAGTTGTCCCGCGAGCAAGTGACCGTCGACGTGTACAACTCCGGATCCATCTCCGGTCTCGCGAGCCAGACGCAACGCCGCCTGAGCCGGTTCGGCTACCAGCGCGGCGTCATCGGCAACGCCACCGACATCGACGTGAAAGCGCGTAACGTCACGATCGTGACCGACCGTCCCGACGGTGCGATGACGGATCTGCTCAAGGACCAGTTCCGCGGCAAGGTTCGCGTCAAGAAGGGCGAAGCCACTGACACGGGCAGCATCGGCGTCGTGGTGGGCGACCAGTTCGTCGGGCTGGATCGCGAGGCACGCTCGAGCGTGCCCGTCGACGAGAAGCTCGAAATCTGCGTGCCGATCGAGGCGACCCCCGACACCGACTGA
- a CDS encoding dihydrofolate reductase family protein codes for MRKLTYYVASTIDGFVAGPDGGDPSGPGGFWAPGEDYVGHMVANYPETLPGPAHEPLGITEPGTRFDTVVEGRASYQIGLDAGVPDAYPHLHHVVFSRTLESVPATDVELVSTDPVEKVRELKQQAGKGIWLVGGGTLAGTLYDEIDELIIKLSPITVGTGIGLFGPNAKFEPANWELTDTAALPSGVFFLTYYRKK; via the coding sequence ATGCGCAAGCTCACGTACTACGTCGCAAGCACGATCGACGGTTTCGTTGCCGGACCGGACGGAGGCGATCCGAGCGGGCCCGGCGGGTTCTGGGCACCCGGCGAGGACTACGTGGGCCATATGGTCGCGAACTACCCGGAGACGTTGCCCGGCCCGGCACATGAACCGCTCGGGATCACCGAGCCGGGCACGCGGTTCGACACAGTGGTCGAGGGGCGCGCTTCGTACCAGATCGGACTCGACGCGGGTGTGCCGGACGCATATCCGCATCTGCATCACGTCGTGTTCTCGCGCACGCTGGAGAGCGTTCCGGCGACCGATGTCGAGTTGGTGTCGACCGACCCCGTCGAGAAGGTTCGGGAGCTCAAACAGCAGGCAGGTAAGGGAATCTGGCTGGTCGGCGGAGGTACTCTCGCGGGCACGCTGTACGACGAGATCGACGAGCTCATCATCAAACTCAGCCCGATCACGGTGGGCACGGGCATCGGCCTGTTCGGGCCGAATGCGAAGTTCGAACCGGCGAACTGGGAGCTGACCGACACGGCTGCGTTGCCGTCGGGTGTGTTCTTCCTGACGTACTACCGAAAAAAATAG